From Ananas comosus cultivar F153 linkage group 2, ASM154086v1, whole genome shotgun sequence:
AAATTCACTACTTAAATCTAAAGATGGTTAGCCGAAGTTGGAAATCCGCGATCACCAGCCGCGAGCTTCTTCAATTGAGAAGAGAGCTCGGCACTGCTGAAGAATGGTTGTATGTGCTAACCAAAGTTGATGCAAATAATCTCACTTGGCATGCCCTAGACCCCTTATCTGGAAAATGGCAAAGGTTGCCGCCGATGCCTCACGTGGTAAATGAGGACGAGTCCAACAAGAGGGGCTTGTCCGGGTTTATGATGTGGAATGTGGTGGGCTCTAGCATCAGGATCGTCGATTTTGTGAGAGGATGGTTCTGGCGAAGGGATGGGTTGGATCAAATGCCATTTTGCGGCTGTGCCGTAGGGGCCGTTAATGGCTGTCTCTATGTCTTGGGGGGGTTTTCGAGGGCTTTGGCCCTGAACTGTGTCTGGCGATACGATCCGTGCCTTAACTCATGGGAGGAGGTGAATCCCATGACCTCCGGTCGGGCTTTTTGTAAGACCGGGCTTTTGAACAAGAAGCTCTATGTTGTTGGAGGGGTCAGCAGGGGTAGAAATGGCTTGAACCCTCTGCGCACTGCCGAAGTGTTCGATCCGGAAACAGGCTTGTGGACCGAATTGCCGGCCATGCCTTTTATGAAAGCACATATACTGCCTACTGCTTTCTTAGCTGATATTCTGAAGCCTATTGCTACCGGAATGGCTTCATATGGGGAGAGATTATACGTTCCACAGAGCTTGTGCTCTTGGCCGTTCATTTTCGATATCGGAGGTGAGATTTATGATCCCGAGACGAATTCATGGGCGGCAATGCCAGCTGGCATGGGAGATGGTTGGCCAGCTAGGCAGCCTGGTACGAAGTTAGGTGTTGTGGTGGATGGAGATCTGTATGCCCTGGAACCTACTAGTTCCCTGGAAAGTGGTAAAATAAAGAGGTATGATCATCAAGAGGATGTGTGGAGAGTTGTTGTACCAACTGTTCCATTTCACGATTTCACCGACTCAGAGGCTCCTTATTTTCTTGCGGGCTTTCTCGGGAAGCTTCATGTTATTACGAAAGATGCCGACGATAACATTACAGTACTGCAAGCTACCGTGCAGAAGCAGGggtcatcttcttcttcgtcatCCTCATCGGCTCCTACAACCAACTTTATCTCTGAAAATGCAGCACCCTTAGTGGAAGAGGAAACAAACACATGGAGGGTCATTGCTAGTAGGGATTTTGGAGCAGGAGAACTTGTAAGCTGTCAGGTTCTAGAAGTTTAACATATGATGGACGTTTTTCTTGATGCGTTAGGACTTTTTTGTGAATCATAAGCTTGTATAGGtctatgtgtttttttttttttttttaatttatttttactgctAATAGTTTGATATTGTTGGAACTGAGCTAGCCTGTTTTATTTTGTATAGATGATGCAAGTAGTCACCTATTCAATAcgatgttttaaaattttgccgTCTCAAAGTCACTTCCAGATCTTGTGTTTTTAGTCACATTTATTTGTTCTGAACATACATTAATCCATACAGCTCTTACTGCTTATTCATGCATTTTTTGAGAAGTGATGTGTCtagcaacattttttattgATTCCTCCAGGATACCAGGTAAGTGCCCAAATTTACTCACTTTATGGGTGCTATTAGTTAGCATATCATGTATTGTGTGTGTATGAACATACAAACATAAATATGTcaagaatattatataaaagCTAGTTTAGTTGGGACTTGTTCTTGGATGTATATTTTCATGCTGACGCTGCTACGAGTGTCAAGATCATGCCTAATTAGGTCCAACTGAGTGATACTCTGAATCATATAACTGTAATGAAATATACGATCAACCAACATTTATCGAATTTGAAAAAGAGTCAGAAGAAATGGTTTGATCCTCTTATTTCTCGAACCGAGAGATTCATGAATCGGGATCCTGATGCATATAGATACAAATGGTCCAATGGGAGCAAGAATTTCCAGGAACATTTGGAAGATTTCGTTTCTGATTGGAGATTAGAATCCACTTCTCCCTTTCTCAGCCTACCACAGGAATTGCTTCGACGAATATATTATTGTGAAAAAGCAGCACTACAAGTCCTTCACGAAAC
This genomic window contains:
- the LOC109706846 gene encoding F-box/kelch-repeat protein At1g22040-like codes for the protein MGSVLSSPRNRDRNRGRDEISHTNPNKRLKISPVDYNENPRLIPALPDEISLQILARAPKIHYLNLKMVSRSWKSAITSRELLQLRRELGTAEEWLYVLTKVDANNLTWHALDPLSGKWQRLPPMPHVVNEDESNKRGLSGFMMWNVVGSSIRIVDFVRGWFWRRDGLDQMPFCGCAVGAVNGCLYVLGGFSRALALNCVWRYDPCLNSWEEVNPMTSGRAFCKTGLLNKKLYVVGGVSRGRNGLNPLRTAEVFDPETGLWTELPAMPFMKAHILPTAFLADILKPIATGMASYGERLYVPQSLCSWPFIFDIGGEIYDPETNSWAAMPAGMGDGWPARQPGTKLGVVVDGDLYALEPTSSLESGKIKRYDHQEDVWRVVVPTVPFHDFTDSEAPYFLAGFLGKLHVITKDADDNITVLQATVQKQGSSSSSSSSSAPTTNFISENAAPLVEEETNTWRVIASRDFGAGELVSCQVLEV